A DNA window from Chryseobacterium sp. MEBOG06 contains the following coding sequences:
- a CDS encoding DUF5522 domain-containing protein yields the protein MAHYDIKEGEDFYYNEQGYKVFTEKFHLKRGHCCKSGCRHCPYGYDKKTDTFIKSDKKNK from the coding sequence ATGGCCCATTATGATATCAAAGAAGGTGAAGACTTTTACTATAACGAACAGGGATACAAAGTTTTTACAGAAAAGTTCCATCTGAAAAGAGGTCATTGCTGTAAAAGCGGCTGCAGACACTGTCCTTACGGGTACGACAAAAAGACTGATACATTCATTAAAAGTGATAAAAAAAATAAATAA
- a CDS encoding DUF4136 domain-containing protein, which yields MRKYIFILLASATLGLTSCSPFQIRSDYAETANFNSYKTYKIRIDDLKLNDIDKDRVLNELSRQLQSKGLQSGENPDLIINVKANHKKITDINTTSPYGMWGWGGPFGWGVGMNRTWTSNYNEGALIVDLIDAKTNKLVWQGIGSGISVDSPKSKQRQIPEIMAEIMKNYPPQLKK from the coding sequence ATGAGAAAATACATTTTTATTTTGTTGGCATCAGCTACATTAGGTTTAACTTCCTGTAGCCCTTTTCAGATACGCTCAGATTATGCTGAAACCGCCAATTTCAATTCTTACAAAACATATAAAATAAGAATTGACGATTTGAAACTGAATGATATTGATAAAGACAGAGTTCTTAATGAACTGTCGAGACAGCTTCAAAGCAAAGGACTTCAGTCCGGAGAGAATCCTGATCTTATTATCAACGTAAAAGCGAATCATAAAAAAATCACTGACATCAATACGACTTCTCCTTACGGTATGTGGGGATGGGGCGGCCCATTCGGATGGGGGGTTGGTATGAACAGAACATGGACCAGCAATTACAATGAAGGAGCACTAATCGTAGACCTGATTGATGCAAAAACCAATAAATTGGTTTGGCAGGGTATAGGAAGCGGAATTTCTGTAGATTCTCCAAAATCTAAACAGAGACAGATTCCTGAAATCATGGCTGAGATTATGAAAAATTATCCGCCACAACTGAAAAAATAA